From the Thermovirga lienii DSM 17291 genome, one window contains:
- a CDS encoding Sel1 domain protein repeat-containing protein (PFAM: Sel1 repeat~COGs: COG0790 FOG: TPR repeat SEL1 subfamily~InterPro IPR006597: IPR000169~KEGG: aas:Aasi_0854 hypothetical protein~PFAM: Sel1 domain protein repeat-containing protein~SMART: Sel1 domain protein repeat-containing protein~SPTR: Putative uncharacterized protein), translating into MKSHKILKSITLVLLLAIGTRITYAAEPTNPKSQYILGLRYQLGDGVEKNMQKAYALYKKAAEQGYAPAQFAMGICYENGGHGITQDGQNAAYWYRRAALQGHTKAQLHLGNLYWFKDRGVPRNEQKAMDWWFVASVNGESKAQLYLAHRYFQLSEQQNDETYLKKAFYWYHEAASQGEASAQYALGVMFQMGRPVDKDLKTAVHWYKKAASQGHKEAYKRLKELRY; encoded by the coding sequence ATGAAGAGCCATAAAATACTTAAATCAATAACACTTGTTCTTTTGCTAGCTATTGGTACAAGGATTACCTACGCCGCTGAACCTACAAATCCCAAGAGCCAATACATACTTGGACTAAGATATCAGCTAGGTGACGGCGTCGAAAAAAATATGCAGAAAGCATATGCACTTTATAAGAAGGCCGCAGAACAAGGATATGCACCTGCACAATTTGCGATGGGCATTTGCTATGAAAATGGTGGACACGGAATCACACAAGACGGACAAAATGCGGCTTATTGGTATAGACGGGCAGCGTTGCAAGGGCACACAAAAGCACAGCTACACCTCGGAAACCTCTATTGGTTTAAAGATAGAGGAGTTCCACGGAACGAACAAAAAGCCATGGACTGGTGGTTCGTCGCTTCCGTCAACGGAGAATCTAAGGCTCAACTCTACCTAGCTCATAGATATTTCCAACTTTCCGAACAACAAAATGATGAGACATATTTAAAGAAAGCTTTCTATTGGTACCACGAAGCAGCGTCCCAAGGCGAAGCATCAGCCCAGTACGCCCTGGGTGTCATGTTTCAAATGGGGCGCCCTGTGGACAAAGATTTGAAGACAGCAGTCCATTGGTATAAGAAAGCTGCATCTCAGGGCCACAAGGAGGCATATAAGCGCCTGAAGGAGCTAAGATACTAG
- a CDS encoding hypothetical protein (KEGG: oan:Oant_2297 phage-related tail fibre protein-like protein~SPTR: Phage-related tail fibre protein-like protein) has protein sequence MIVIYLNYCFRKEMVVLNRTMTAIKTCLIILVCLIISAQNLPASAGPLEKLVDQKVTVPGIGDYSLREVFMDITVGSVSYQLPDGGLSSFALASPGLAKGAAIAYFEKERLRAYQNWERAMESGSESERKYYEGVIQRLEAAKIWVSTGDGSQLRAALDHKGETGKTTAKETPSTVDPVTGNISAAGTFFGEPGVSYRDRTVSFVLGLNSKGVPQCRGTGYVKILDGSGGWVEYFVTLKPGKPDSSYKGKTFETFPSNYRWQGSATLEIRYGTGSRTEECQWEASVQGQTITGKVTNFYSKFKNMAASWIIELIPHPLEFEAHFYAPSDIGG, from the coding sequence TTGATTGTCATTTATTTAAATTATTGCTTTAGAAAAGAGATGGTTGTTTTGAATAGAACCATGACTGCCATAAAAACATGCTTAATCATATTGGTATGTCTAATTATCTCTGCGCAAAACCTGCCCGCCAGTGCAGGACCTCTCGAAAAACTAGTGGACCAGAAGGTGACCGTCCCGGGGATTGGCGACTACAGCCTGCGTGAAGTATTTATGGATATAACTGTGGGTTCCGTTAGCTATCAACTGCCCGATGGGGGACTTTCCAGCTTTGCACTCGCATCGCCCGGCTTGGCGAAGGGAGCCGCAATCGCCTACTTTGAAAAAGAAAGACTTAGGGCTTACCAAAATTGGGAGCGAGCCATGGAATCAGGCTCTGAGTCGGAAAGGAAATATTACGAAGGAGTCATACAAAGGCTCGAAGCCGCCAAAATATGGGTCTCTACAGGAGATGGCAGCCAATTGAGGGCAGCCTTGGACCATAAAGGCGAGACAGGAAAAACAACGGCTAAAGAAACGCCTTCAACTGTTGACCCAGTCACGGGAAACATATCGGCCGCTGGAACCTTCTTTGGGGAACCAGGAGTGTCATACAGGGATAGAACCGTTTCGTTCGTTTTAGGCCTTAACTCCAAAGGAGTCCCCCAATGTAGAGGAACAGGATACGTAAAAATCCTAGACGGCTCTGGAGGATGGGTAGAATATTTCGTAACCCTCAAACCCGGAAAACCCGACTCCTCTTACAAGGGAAAGACATTTGAAACATTCCCCTCCAATTACAGATGGCAGGGAAGCGCCACCTTGGAGATTCGCTACGGTACTGGCTCTAGAACCGAAGAGTGCCAATGGGAAGCCAGTGTTCAAGGCCAAACAATAACAGGTAAAGTCACAAATTTTTACAGCAAATTCAAGAACATGGCAGCATCCTGGATAATCGAATTGATTCCTCACCCACTGGAATTTGAAGCACATTTTTATGCTCCATCAGACATTGGAGGATAA
- a CDS encoding CRISPR-associated protein, Csm2 family (PFAM: Protein of unknown function (DUF310)~TIGRFAM: CRISPR type III-A/MTUBE-associated protein Csm2~InterPro IPR010149~KEGG: tnp:Tnap_1016 CRISPR-associated protein, Csm2 family~PFAM: CRISPR-associated protein TM1810 domain protein~SPTR: Putative uncharacterized protein;~TIGRFAM: CRISPR-associated protein, Csm2 family), with protein MERGKNDNRNNQLNGKIERLKKEIIELMSSEKTDYSRLVSIGKEVAQEIKKLSSNQLRKFHAYIVRFAMMYEIQKKCGDRDSNESFQKIQLLRYHLHYAAKKVQSSKSDAKNLAALLGAAVEKVKQPEDLLRLKYLSEAIVAYHKSYKSNEDNGE; from the coding sequence ATGGAAAGGGGAAAAAACGACAATAGGAATAACCAATTGAACGGAAAAATAGAAAGATTAAAAAAAGAAATAATTGAATTAATGAGTAGTGAAAAAACTGATTATTCCAGGTTGGTTAGCATAGGAAAAGAAGTAGCACAGGAAATAAAAAAACTGAGCTCTAACCAGCTTCGCAAATTTCATGCTTACATAGTTCGGTTTGCGATGATGTACGAAATACAGAAAAAATGCGGTGATAGAGATAGTAATGAAAGCTTTCAAAAAATACAACTTTTAAGATACCACTTGCACTATGCTGCTAAAAAAGTACAAAGTAGCAAGAGTGACGCCAAAAATTTGGCTGCTCTTTTAGGTGCTGCTGTTGAAAAAGTAAAACAACCTGAAGATTTATTACGATTAAAGTATCTTTCTGAAGCAATAGTTGCTTACCATAAGTCATATAAATCAAATGAAGATAATGGGGAATAA
- a CDS encoding transcriptional regulator protein-like protein (COGs: COG2378 transcriptional regulator protein~KEGG: aco:Amico_0924 transcriptional regulator protein-like protein~SPTR: Transcriptional regulator protein-like protein) — MPKDSSSVRLSRLLNLIKDFITKESINREDLYLKHGYTSKKTLQRDLNFLRYELDVQIVYDRRSRTYRLADCGPGFMVKSPLSEMETLALLVGTKLSGHFLPFLSESTKELISKLKKLMPESSRFQADTLSEAIILANPVSRIDGSIFKKVVDAIHAKKVIKTQYRSPYELPEPQERVHHISPWFLYFKHKAWYVWGKSDQYDKSGSFRISRFRYAQIRDDMKYEEPPENIRIEDLIHSENPFCDDAYNLKLKIKEPFATSVKDMLNLYPQQKITKEQDGTVVFSAKVRNLEEVSRWVLSSADCVEILEPQELKEIVKRKATTILKTLVSRGEQKCIEG; from the coding sequence ATGCCTAAGGACAGTTCATCCGTAAGGCTCAGCAGGCTTTTAAACCTAATAAAGGACTTTATAACTAAAGAGTCTATCAATAGGGAAGATCTTTACTTGAAACATGGCTACACGAGCAAAAAAACCCTGCAGAGAGACTTAAATTTTCTAAGATATGAGTTGGATGTCCAAATTGTCTATGACCGTAGGAGCAGAACATATAGACTTGCCGACTGTGGCCCTGGTTTCATGGTTAAATCTCCTCTTTCAGAAATGGAAACTTTAGCGCTGCTAGTGGGGACAAAGCTTTCAGGACACTTTTTGCCCTTCCTTTCTGAATCTACCAAGGAACTTATATCCAAGCTTAAAAAACTTATGCCAGAGAGCAGTCGTTTTCAGGCTGATACCCTATCAGAGGCAATAATACTAGCCAATCCTGTCTCTAGAATAGACGGTAGTATTTTCAAAAAAGTGGTGGACGCAATACATGCAAAAAAAGTGATAAAGACTCAATACCGGTCGCCATACGAATTGCCAGAGCCTCAGGAGAGAGTGCATCATATCTCTCCTTGGTTTTTGTATTTTAAACACAAGGCCTGGTATGTATGGGGTAAGAGTGACCAATACGACAAAAGCGGTTCTTTTAGGATAAGTCGTTTTCGTTATGCCCAGATACGGGATGATATGAAATATGAAGAACCCCCCGAAAACATCAGGATAGAAGATTTGATCCATTCAGAAAACCCTTTTTGTGATGATGCTTACAACCTCAAACTAAAAATCAAAGAGCCTTTTGCTACTTCCGTAAAAGACATGCTCAACTTGTATCCCCAGCAGAAAATCACAAAAGAACAAGATGGAACAGTAGTTTTCTCAGCGAAGGTGCGGAATCTGGAGGAAGTGAGCAGATGGGTCCTTTCTTCCGCTGATTGTGTGGAGATTCTAGAACCTCAAGAACTGAAAGAAATAGTCAAGCGGAAGGCGACTACAATACTAAAAACATTGGTTAGCAGGGGTGAGCAAAAATGTATAGAAGGATAA
- a CDS encoding CRISPR-associated protein, Csm4 family (TIGRFAM: CRISPR type III-A/MTUBE-associated RAMP protein Csm4~COGs: COG1567 Uncharacterized protein predicted to be involved in DNA repair (RAMP superfamily)~InterPro IPR005510: IPR005537~KEGG: tnp:Tnap_1018 CRISPR-associated RAMP protein, Csm4 family~PFAM: protein of unknown function DUF324~SPTR: CRISPR-associated RAMP protein, Csm4 family;~TIGRFAM: CRISPR-associated RAMP protein, Csm4 family), with product MLKPLVFHLRFKSGIRQGTLAGDVNRQAGFIGGSTVWGGVGWASAQLNGPEITERLVRTCRLSSLLWKRDDCYYVPAPVFPVAGKGIDDRKKLKKVQWVPVDELNHFVAEKINSNLGDRFFTEETVVSAALDRVSKAAVPYYKRRLKVAEGVVGVLVAECPEDMVAAFKGAIRLLGDTGLGGERSTGWGVFDVEEVSAAETPFGDLLQKEGKRYMTLGAFLPKPEELNLLEKEREYTGYNLWRFRGYVGETDVIKPTVVCLSHGSLLPFKPVGKVIDITPSRMEHPVLFNGCPPSLAVDLPKLEEVEE from the coding sequence ATGTTGAAGCCTTTGGTCTTTCATCTTCGCTTCAAAAGCGGGATAAGACAGGGAACCCTTGCCGGCGATGTGAATCGCCAGGCGGGATTTATCGGCGGTTCTACCGTTTGGGGAGGGGTAGGTTGGGCTTCTGCTCAGCTAAATGGTCCTGAGATTACCGAACGCTTGGTCAGAACCTGCCGCCTGTCTTCTCTGCTTTGGAAGCGAGATGATTGTTATTATGTCCCTGCTCCTGTTTTCCCCGTCGCAGGAAAGGGAATCGATGACAGAAAGAAACTGAAAAAGGTTCAGTGGGTGCCTGTTGACGAACTAAACCATTTTGTTGCTGAAAAGATCAATTCCAATCTGGGCGACAGGTTTTTTACGGAGGAAACGGTAGTTTCCGCAGCCTTGGACAGAGTTAGCAAAGCTGCTGTTCCTTATTACAAAAGACGATTAAAGGTGGCAGAAGGTGTTGTTGGTGTCTTGGTGGCGGAATGCCCAGAAGACATGGTAGCTGCTTTTAAAGGAGCTATTAGACTACTTGGAGATACAGGGCTAGGTGGTGAAAGGAGCACCGGTTGGGGTGTTTTCGATGTGGAAGAAGTATCGGCTGCAGAAACCCCTTTCGGGGATCTTTTGCAGAAGGAAGGCAAAAGGTACATGACTCTTGGGGCCTTTTTGCCCAAACCGGAAGAATTAAATTTATTAGAAAAAGAGAGGGAGTACACAGGGTACAATTTGTGGAGATTTAGAGGTTATGTGGGAGAAACTGACGTTATAAAACCTACAGTGGTATGTCTATCTCACGGTTCTCTCCTTCCTTTCAAGCCTGTTGGGAAAGTAATAGATATAACCCCCTCCAGGATGGAACATCCGGTGCTTTTCAACGGTTGCCCGCCATCTTTGGCCGTGGATTTGCCTAAGTTGGAGGAGGTGGAAGAATGA
- a CDS encoding transposase mutator type (PFAM: Transposase, Mutator family~COGs: COG3328 Transposase and inactivated derivatives~InterPro IPR001207~KEGG: gwc:GWCH70_1766 transposase mutator type~PFAM: transposase mutator type~SPTR: Transposase mutator type) produces MAHYQVTVDCDLLQGLFIRDDGLARLVENIVNQILDAQATEQLRAKPYERTEERQGYRNGYRDKLLKSRVGELTLMVPRLRSGHFSTELFERYQRSEQALLLAMVEMVVNGVSTRKVRAVVDELCGTEFSKSTVSSLCKRLDDIVKEWNERDLSSQEYPFLLVDAIVIRVRKGGRVRLSSVLLATGINREGYREILGLMLGDSESEAAWSEFFGRLKERGLKGVDLVVSDDHKGLINAIETHFQGATWQRCQTHFIRNILDACPKSLQGDLHGRLRLIFDAPDMETARRLLNETIEAFGARAPKAVERLEAGFEDAMAVMALPGRYRKRLRTTNGVERLNQEIRRRERVIRIFPNEESAVRLIGAVLVEIDEVWTTGKRYFDMAEYWEWKANTEKQQKEVNNADTQVNVA; encoded by the coding sequence ATGGCTCACTACCAGGTTACCGTAGACTGTGATCTCTTGCAAGGATTATTTATTCGGGATGATGGATTGGCTCGGTTGGTGGAGAACATCGTGAATCAGATACTCGATGCTCAGGCTACCGAACAACTCAGGGCCAAGCCATACGAACGTACCGAAGAGCGGCAGGGGTACCGCAACGGGTATCGGGATAAGCTGCTCAAGTCTCGCGTAGGAGAACTTACGCTTATGGTTCCCCGTCTCCGGAGCGGGCACTTCTCCACGGAGCTTTTCGAGCGGTACCAGCGGAGCGAGCAGGCGCTCTTGCTGGCCATGGTCGAGATGGTCGTGAACGGCGTATCCACCAGGAAGGTAAGGGCGGTTGTTGATGAACTATGCGGCACGGAGTTCTCCAAATCCACCGTATCCAGCCTGTGCAAAAGACTGGACGACATCGTAAAGGAGTGGAACGAGCGAGATTTGAGCAGCCAGGAATACCCATTTCTCCTGGTAGATGCCATTGTCATCCGGGTGCGTAAAGGCGGCCGGGTACGGCTTTCAAGCGTACTTCTCGCTACAGGGATCAACCGGGAGGGATACCGGGAGATTTTAGGGCTTATGCTCGGGGATAGCGAATCAGAGGCTGCTTGGTCGGAGTTCTTCGGCCGGCTCAAGGAGCGCGGTCTCAAGGGAGTGGACTTGGTTGTTTCGGATGATCACAAGGGCTTGATCAATGCGATAGAAACCCACTTCCAAGGAGCGACATGGCAGCGGTGCCAGACCCACTTTATCCGGAACATCCTGGACGCCTGTCCTAAGAGCCTCCAGGGCGACCTGCACGGGCGACTGCGGTTGATCTTCGACGCGCCGGATATGGAGACGGCCAGGCGGTTGCTGAACGAAACGATAGAGGCCTTTGGCGCCCGGGCGCCAAAGGCGGTAGAGCGACTTGAAGCTGGTTTCGAGGACGCAATGGCGGTGATGGCACTACCAGGGCGCTACCGGAAGCGGCTGCGCACCACCAATGGAGTCGAGCGGCTCAACCAGGAGATCCGCCGGCGGGAGCGGGTGATCCGAATCTTCCCTAACGAGGAGTCGGCTGTGAGACTGATCGGAGCAGTGCTTGTAGAGATCGACGAGGTGTGGACCACAGGAAAGCGCTACTTTGATATGGCAGAGTATTGGGAGTGGAAGGCTAACACAGAAAAACAGCAGAAGGAGGTGAATAATGCCGATACCCAGGTAAATGTAGCTTAA
- a CDS encoding CRISPR-associated protein, APE2256 family (PFAM: CRISPR-associated protein (Cas_APE2256)~TIGRFAM: putative CRISPR-associated protein, APE2256 family~InterPro IPR013442~KEGG: rxy:Rxyl_0258 CRISPR-associated APE2256 family protein~PFAM: CRISPR-associated protein APE2256~SPTR: Crispr-associated protein;~TIGRFAM: CRISPR-associated protein, APE2256 family), with amino-acid sequence MNPSVVVITTGTSVLRDGASEEERKILNRTANKKESDLSPEEKSIIDGIAKRQGTLLLQCSIEEARNMSAELNGVLGLYRSSPEEGKNNIHFLLRSDTYQGAKAAEIISEWMHHKGLNTQSENFPGLNTSSIADFTSAMSDLVKWCDQILPGYSRKGYRVVFCLVGGFKSFQGFMQALGMFYADESVYIYENSDELLRLPRLPVDLESSFASVIKKKHHIVRRMLYKDIPVSECEGIPEIMLLEVDGFCSLSPWGDLIFNKFKEKYYSSEILLPPPSAKIKIKEKALEHISKDAARVRDFNERLDDLARFLETQQNIKRLDFKKLKGNPIPPCTHEADLSADKGAWRIFGYFEDECFVIHHVGESDLH; translated from the coding sequence ATGAATCCATCAGTTGTTGTTATTACTACGGGGACAAGTGTCCTAAGGGACGGAGCCTCAGAAGAAGAGAGGAAAATTTTGAACAGAACGGCCAACAAAAAAGAGTCCGACTTATCCCCAGAGGAAAAAAGCATCATTGACGGTATAGCAAAACGCCAAGGTACTCTTTTGCTTCAATGTTCAATCGAAGAGGCCAGGAATATGAGTGCAGAGTTAAACGGAGTTTTAGGGTTATATCGTTCGTCTCCGGAAGAAGGGAAAAATAACATCCATTTTCTGCTGAGGAGTGACACATATCAAGGTGCTAAGGCCGCTGAAATTATAAGTGAATGGATGCATCATAAAGGGCTTAATACTCAGTCCGAAAACTTTCCTGGTCTCAATACATCCAGCATAGCAGATTTCACTTCGGCCATGTCGGATTTAGTTAAGTGGTGCGATCAAATTCTGCCTGGTTACTCCAGAAAAGGATACAGGGTGGTTTTCTGTCTGGTCGGAGGGTTTAAAAGTTTCCAGGGTTTTATGCAAGCCTTGGGCATGTTTTACGCTGATGAAAGTGTGTATATTTATGAGAACTCAGATGAACTATTACGCTTGCCTAGATTACCAGTGGATTTGGAAAGTTCTTTTGCCTCGGTGATAAAGAAGAAGCATCATATTGTTAGGAGAATGCTTTATAAGGATATTCCTGTCTCGGAGTGTGAGGGTATTCCCGAAATCATGTTATTGGAAGTTGATGGTTTTTGTTCTCTGTCTCCTTGGGGAGATCTGATATTCAATAAATTCAAAGAAAAATATTATTCCTCAGAGATACTGTTACCACCTCCATCTGCAAAGATAAAGATAAAAGAAAAAGCTTTAGAGCATATTTCAAAAGATGCGGCTCGCGTTAGGGATTTCAACGAAAGGTTGGATGACCTAGCCAGGTTTTTGGAAACTCAACAAAACATAAAGAGGCTTGATTTCAAGAAGCTAAAGGGTAATCCCATACCTCCATGCACTCACGAGGCAGATTTGAGTGCAGATAAAGGGGCGTGGCGCATATTTGGGTATTTCGAGGACGAATGTTTTGTTATACATCACGTGGGAGAGTCTGATCTTCACTAA
- a CDS encoding CRISPR-associated protein, Csm3 family (PFAM: RAMP superfamily~TIGRFAM: CRISPR type III-A/MTUBE-associated RAMP protein Csm3~COGs: COG1337 Uncharacterized protein predicted to be involved in DNA repair (RAMP superfamily)~InterPro IPR013412: IPR005537~KEGG: tpt:Tpet_1095 CRISPR-associated RAMP Csm3 family protein~PFAM: protein of unknown function DUF324~SPTR: Putative uncharacterized protein;~TIGRFAM: CRISPR-associated RAMP protein, Csm3 family), which yields MEEKKNKPINKPIKGKVILSGEIVCKTGLHIGASDAGLSIGGMDNPVIRDPLTKTPYIPGSSLKGKLRSLLERAMDKEFDKKGGSGKSVIYRHECSKASCKVCRLFGSSSKDNGNIPSRLHVRDAFLSETSINELSELEEGLPYTEWKEENSLDRITCAANPRSIERVPAGAVFEFEIVYTIEKEEDLKDDLNNLQAVLKLLEDDALGGGGSRGNGRVKIEIKDVLVRKKEHYLEGKDEIKVELGGDDLGTSVEKVYRGS from the coding sequence ATGGAAGAAAAAAAGAATAAACCCATAAATAAACCCATAAAAGGTAAGGTTATATTGTCAGGAGAAATAGTATGCAAAACAGGTCTCCACATAGGAGCTTCTGATGCTGGGCTTTCTATAGGCGGAATGGATAACCCTGTCATAAGAGATCCATTGACTAAGACACCTTATATACCTGGAAGTTCTTTGAAGGGTAAGTTGCGTTCCCTTTTAGAAAGGGCCATGGACAAGGAGTTTGATAAAAAGGGAGGGTCAGGTAAATCAGTTATATATAGGCATGAATGTTCTAAAGCGAGTTGTAAAGTCTGTAGATTATTTGGTTCCAGTTCAAAGGACAATGGGAATATTCCATCAAGGCTCCACGTGAGAGATGCTTTTCTCTCAGAGACAAGCATAAATGAGCTTTCAGAACTTGAGGAAGGCTTACCTTATACTGAATGGAAGGAAGAAAACAGCCTTGACAGGATAACCTGTGCAGCAAACCCTCGGTCTATAGAACGGGTTCCAGCAGGGGCGGTTTTCGAATTCGAAATAGTATATACGATTGAGAAAGAAGAAGATCTAAAGGATGACCTTAACAACTTGCAGGCTGTGCTGAAGCTATTGGAGGATGACGCACTAGGAGGCGGCGGTAGCAGGGGAAACGGCAGAGTCAAAATAGAGATAAAAGACGTTTTGGTCAGGAAAAAGGAACATTACCTTGAAGGAAAAGATGAGATCAAGGTCGAATTGGGCGGGGACGACCTTGGAACTTCTGTGGAAAAAGTTTACAGGGGGTCATAA
- a CDS encoding CRISPR-associated protein, APE2256 family (PFAM: CRISPR-associated protein (Cas_APE2256)~TIGRFAM: putative CRISPR-associated protein, APE2256 family~COGs: COG4006 conserved hypothetical protein~InterPro IPR013442~KEGG: tra:Trad_1670 CRISPR-associated protein, APE2256 family~PFAM: CRISPR-associated protein APE2256~SPTR: CRISPR-associated protein, APE2256 family;~TIGRFAM: CRISPR-associated protein, APE2256 family) — MYRRIITTVGTSLLTNRDRPWAGWRPQTKCDLPDPREVREWLSNVDPALASAETNTLRAMDVSEQDELVFLHSNTEEGTFCAARLAEYYEKIAARTTMEKIEQLGYSASNFDRGLKCLIDIVVKHVKDSRNRGQIPIICATGGFKAEIAFMNLIGALMEVEVFYMHELHKEVVRLPVLPLAWDVAFVEANKEFFTWVEEEPRSSSEVESWLKKEPKLRPLVEDADDGCTYLTSAGHMLYKVAMEKIQAGPRATWPPSDPRHPKEKNKVSATEHHRPRGWERFVDALCEIDCVSMVRYENTNWSGPKVKILNPEKGEICVRYTKDNLSLPLFVSTTARGMEQTQLVADYISKKVSKY; from the coding sequence ATGTATAGAAGGATAATAACTACCGTAGGGACATCGCTTTTGACTAATAGAGACAGGCCGTGGGCAGGCTGGAGGCCCCAGACCAAATGCGATCTTCCTGATCCTAGGGAAGTAAGGGAATGGCTTAGCAATGTAGATCCAGCTTTAGCTAGCGCTGAGACAAACACATTGAGGGCCATGGATGTTTCTGAGCAAGATGAGCTGGTCTTTTTGCATTCTAACACTGAGGAGGGCACGTTTTGTGCTGCGCGCCTAGCTGAGTATTACGAAAAGATTGCAGCGAGGACTACCATGGAAAAAATAGAACAACTCGGCTATAGCGCATCAAATTTCGATAGGGGACTTAAGTGTCTTATAGATATTGTGGTAAAGCACGTTAAAGATAGCAGAAACAGGGGGCAGATCCCAATTATTTGTGCAACTGGAGGGTTCAAGGCCGAGATAGCATTCATGAACTTAATTGGTGCTTTGATGGAAGTAGAAGTTTTTTACATGCATGAACTTCACAAGGAGGTTGTCAGGTTACCCGTCTTGCCCCTTGCATGGGATGTGGCTTTCGTGGAGGCGAACAAGGAATTTTTCACTTGGGTGGAAGAAGAACCACGTTCCAGTTCAGAGGTTGAAAGTTGGTTGAAGAAGGAACCTAAATTGCGACCTCTCGTGGAGGATGCGGATGATGGTTGCACATATCTAACTAGTGCAGGGCACATGCTTTATAAGGTTGCCATGGAGAAAATTCAGGCAGGCCCTAGAGCCACATGGCCTCCTTCAGATCCTAGGCATCCAAAAGAGAAGAATAAAGTCTCCGCCACGGAGCATCATAGGCCTAGAGGATGGGAGCGGTTTGTGGATGCTCTTTGTGAGATAGACTGCGTGAGTATGGTGCGTTATGAGAACACCAACTGGAGTGGCCCGAAGGTTAAAATTTTGAATCCTGAAAAGGGGGAGATATGCGTCAGATACACTAAAGATAATTTGAGTTTGCCGCTTTTTGTATCAACAACCGCTCGAGGAATGGAACAGACGCAGTTGGTGGCTGATTACATTTCAAAAAAGGTTTCAAAATATTGA